Genomic window (Escherichia fergusonii ATCC 35469):
TTAGGAGGTGGAGCCGGTGTCGCCTCGAACGGAACTTTAACCGCTATAAGCTTCAAGCTTAAACGCAGTGAGTACAGCACCGTTGGTGATGCGCTTCAAGGAATTGACAATGACACTCTTCATTGGGATGAAAATAACTCAGCTTTTAGCGCCAGCTATATTGTCAAAAATGCCGATGGTACGATTACCAGCTCTGAAAAAGAAAACAAAATCATTAATGTGGAAGATGGCACCATTTCAGCCACCAGTACAGATGCCGTTAACGGCTCTCAACTGAACGCCACAAATACGCTCATTAACCAAATTGCCGGGAATACCAGCACAACCTATCTCCAGAATAATGGCGCAGGCATCAACTATGTTCGCACCAACGACACAGGCCTGACCTTTAAAGATGCCAGTGCTTCGGGAGCTGGCGCGACAGCTGTAGGATATAACGCTGTCGCCTCAGGCAAGAGTAGCGCGGCATTGGGCGACTCTTCACAAGCTACTGGCGAAGATGCTTTAGCGCTTGGGCGGAGTGCGCTGGCGAGCAGCGCCGACGCGATTGCGATAGGTGCAGAGACCCAAGCTGCTGAAAATGCTACCGCCATTGGCAATAGTGCGAAGGCAAAAGGGGCTAATAGCATAGCGCTGGGCGCTGGCAGCACCACTCAAGGTAATAACACCATCGCATTAGGTGTAAACAGTTTTGCATTGGGTAATCAATCTTTGTCACTGGGGACCGCAACGCAAGCTAAGGGGGTTAATTCTACAGCCTTGGGTAATGCAAGCCTGGCATTGGGTGATTCCAGCCTGGCACTCGGCGATGCCAGTGAGGCCGAATCTGAATATAGTATCGCTATGGGGGCAACCGCTATAGCATCTGGCATTGACGCCATTGCTATAGGTCATAATAGCAAAGCCAGCGATGCAAATACGATTGCGTTGGGCAATGGCAGCCAGTCAAGCGGCTTAAACTCTATTGCCTTAGGTAAGGCCAGTGCTGTATCAGGCGATAATAGTCTTGCACTTGGTAGTAATACCAGCGCTGTCGGTATTAACTCCGTCGCACTGGGGGCTGGCTCTATTGCAGATCTGGAGGATAGCGTTTCTGTCGGCAACGACTCATTAAAACGCAAGATCGTAAATGTGAAAAATGGCACGATCAAAGCTGACAGCAATGACGCCATTAACGGTAGCCAGCTTTATAGTGTAAGTAACTCAGTTGCAACCTCGTTTGGTGGCGGTGCCACAGTAAGTGATACCGGCGTATTTACCGGCCCTAAATATAATATTGGTGGCAATGAATACACTAATGTTGGCGCGGCCCTTACCGCACTGGATAACGACGCCCTGTTATGGGATGCAACCGCTAAATCCAATGCTGGCGCATTCAGTGCTGGACATGGAAAAGACAATACTCCGAGCATCATTACCAACGTTGCTGATGGTCAGATTAATGAAAACAGCTCTGACGCCGTGAACGGCTCGCAGTTGTATGACCTGAAACAAGATGCCTTGCTGTGGAATAGCACAGCATTCAGCGCCAAACACGGCACCAACGGTACTGACAGCAAAATCACCAACGTACTGGCAGGCACTGTATCTTCCACCAGCACCGATGCCATTAATGGTGGCCAGCTTTATAGTTTAGCCGATTCATTCACAACCTATCTCGGCGGTGGTGCCGATATCAGCGATACAGGAGCTCTCACCGGCCCGACCTACACCATCGGTTCGACGAAATACTACAACGTAGGTGATGCCCTGAATGCAATTAACTCATCGTTCAGCACTTCACTTGGTGATGCCCTGCTGTGGGACGCTACAGCGAAAAAATTCAGCGCCATGCATGACGGCAAAGCCAGCGTGATCACTAACGTTTCTGACGGTGCAATCTCTGAAAACAGTAGCGATGCTGTAAACGGCTCGCAACTCTATGACACGAGCAAGTACATTGCTGATGCCCTTGGTGGTGATGCAGAAGTTAACGCTGACGGTACTATCACTGCACCGACTTACACCATTGCTAATGCTGATTACGATAACGTCGGTGAAGCTCTGGAGGCAATTGACACCACTCTCGATGATGCTTTGCTGTGGGATGCAACAGCTAATGGCGGTAAAGGTGCATTCAGCGCCGGTCGTGGGGTAGATAACACTGACAGTAAGATTACTAACGTCGCAAATGGTGCAATTTCCGCCACCAGCAGCGATGCCATTAACGGCTCACAACTCTATACCACTAATAAATATATCGCAGATGCTCTGGGCGGTGATGCAGAAGTTAACGCTGACGGTACTATCACTGCGCCGACTTACACCATTGCGAATGCCGAGTACAACAATGTCGGTGAAGCTCTGGATGCACTCGATGATAACGCTCTGCTGTGGGATGCAACAGCCAATGACGGCAAAGGTGCCTACAACGCCAGCCATGATGGCAAAGCCAGCATCATCACAAACGTTGCTGATGGTAACATTGGTGAAGGCAGCACCGACGCAGTTAACGGTTCTCAACTGAATGCCGCTAACCTGCTGATCGAGCAAAATAGCCAAATCATCAATCAGCTTGCCGGAAACACCAATACGGACTACATCGAAGAAAACGGTGCAGGTATTAACTATGTGCGTACCAATGACACCGGTTTAACCTTCACCGATGCCAGCGCAGCAGGTATTGGCTCTACCGCTGTGGGTTATAACTCTGTTGCCAAAGGCGATAGCAGCGTAGCCATCGGTCAGGGCAGCTACAGCGACGTTGATACGGGTATCGCTCTGGGTAGCAGTTCAGTCTCCAAGCGCGAAATAGTTAAAGGTTCTCGTGACACCAGCGTGTCGGAAGAAGGTGTTGTGATTGGTTATGACACAACTGACGGTGAACTGCTTGGTGCGTTGTCTATTGGTGATGACGGTAAATATCGTCAAATCATCAACGTAGCCGATGGTTCCGAGGCCCATGATGCTGTTACGGTTCGACAGTTGCAGAATGCGATTGGTGCAGTCGCGACCACGCCGACTAAATACTTCCACGCTAATTCAACGGAAGAAGATTCACTGGCTGTAGGTACTGACTCGCTGGCAATGGGTGCGAAAACCATTGTGAATGGCGATAAAGGTATTGGTATCGGTTATGGTGCCTATGTGGAGGCCAATGCACTTAACGGCATTGCCATCGGTAGCAATGCGCAAGTCATTCATGTCAACAGTATTGCGATAGGTAATGGTTCTACGACCACTCGTGGCGCTCAAACCAATTACACCGCCTACAATATGGATGCACCGCAGAACTCTGTAGGTGAATTCTCTGTCGGCAACGAAGACGGTCAACGTCAGATCACCAACGTCGCAGCAGGTTCGGCGGATACCGATGCAGTTAACGTGGGTCAGTTGAAAGTCACCGATGAGCGCGTAGCGCAAAATACCCAGAGCATTACTAACCTGAACACTCAGGTTACTAATCTGGATACTCGCGTGACCAATATCGAAAATGGTATTGGCGATATCGTCACCACAGGTAGCACCAAGTACTTCAAGACCAACACCGATGGCGTAGATGCTAACGCGCAGGGTAAAGATAGCGTCGCAATTGGTTCCGGCTCCATTGCTGCCGCAGATAACAGCGTGGCACTGGGTACAGGCTCCGTGGCAACCGAAGAAAACACGATCTCTGTGGGTTCCTCCACCAATCAACGTCGTATCACCAACGTAGCCGCAGGTAAAAACGACACCGATGCTGTTAACGTGGCACAGTTGAAGTCTTCCGAAGCAGGCGGTGTGCGTTACGACACCAAAGCCGATGGTTCTGTTGACTACAGCAACATCACCCTCGGTGGTAGCAGTGGCGGTACAACGCGTATCAGCAATGTTTCTGCTGGCGTAAACAACAACGACGCAGTGAACTATGCGCAGTTGAAGCAAAGCGTTCAGGAAAACAAGCAATACACCGATCAGCGTATGGCTCAGATGGATCACAAACTGTCGAAAACCGAAAGCAAGTTAAGCGGTGGTATCGCTTCTGCAATGGCGATGACAGGCTTGCCGCAAGCTTACGAACCGGGTGCTAACATGGCCTCCATTGGTGGTGGTACATATAACGGTGAATCTGCCGTGGCATTAGGTGTGTCAATGGTCAGTGACAACGGTCGTTGGGTCTACAAATTACAAGGTAGTACCAATAGCCAGGGCGATTACTCAGCCGCAATTGGTGCCGGTATTCAGTGGTAATCATCCATTGAATGAGTGTGGCTAAGGGTAAACGCCAAATTACCTGAGACGTTACCTTATCAAGCCTGGAAGATGGTTCGCAAATACTTAAATTTGCACATTCTTGCAGGCAGGGTAAGGCGTTCACGTCGCCAACAATCCAGGGCAATTCTCTGATGAGAATTGCCCTTTTCTTTGCCAATCTTTTTCTTTATCAACCTTAACCCTCGCCCAAATTGGCCCTACCAATTACTCGCCTATCTGACCATTGGTTCACAATTCATTAATAATCATTGTTGTTAATGTTGCCAATGCATAACATTTGATTAACCATTCATTGTCATTATCCCTACAATACAATATTGGCAGGGCCACTTTTACACATAGTGTGACGAAGAAGTGAGCACAGACTCATTGCACTATGCGCACGGCCCTCAGGAGACCTGCAATGAATCTCTGGCAACAAAACTATGATCCGGCTGGCAACATTTGGCTTTCCAGCCTGATCGCATCGCTTCCGATTCTCTTTTTCTTCTTCGCGCTGATAAAGCTGAAGTTAAAAGGCTATATCGCCGCGTCATGGACGGTGGCTATCGCCCTTGCCGTCGCCCTGTTGTTCTACAAAATGCCTGTCGCTAATGCGCTGGCCTCGGTGGTGTATGGCTTCTTCTACGGGTTGTGGCCCATCGCCTGGATTATTATCGCTGCGGTCTTCGTTTATAAAATCTCTGTGAAAACCGGGCAGTTCGACATTATCCGTTCATCAATACTCTCGATAACACCGGATCAACGTCTGCAAATGCTGATTGTCGGTTTCTCCTTCGGCGCATTTCTCGAAGGGGCTGCTGGCTTTGGCGCACCAGTGGCGATAACCGCCGCTCTGCTGGTCGGACTGGGCTTTAACCCGTTGTATGCTGCTGGTTTGTGTCTGATCGTCAATACCGCGCCTGTCGCCTTTGGTGCGATGGGTATCCCGATTCTGGTTGCCGGGCAAGTGACCGGGCTGGACAGCTTTGAAATCGGCCAGATGGTAGGCCGCCAGCTGCCGTTCCTGACCATTATCGTTCTGTTCTGGATTATGGCGATTATGGACGGCTGGCGAGGTGTGAAAGAAACCTGGCCTGCAGTAATGGTCGCTGGCGGTTCGTTTGCTATCGCTCAGTATCTCAGCTCTAACTTTATCGGCCCGGAACTGCCAGACATCATCTCTTCGCTGGTATCGCTGGTTTGCCTGACACTGTTCCTGAAACGCTGGCAGCCAGTGCGTATTTTCCGCTTTGGCGATTTGGGTGCGTCGCAGGTCGATCAGACACTGGCTCGTACCGGATACACCGCAGGGCAAGTTGTTCGCGCCTGGTCACCATTCCTGTTCCTGACAGCAACTGTCACCTTATGGAGTATTCCGCCGTTCAAAGCGCTGTTTGCACCTGGCGGCGCGTTGTATGACTGGGTGATTAACATTCCGGTTCCGTTCCTCGACAAACTGGTTGCCCGTATGCCTCCGGTGGTACACGAAGCGACAGCCTACGCTGCGGTGTATAAGTTCGACTGGTTCTCAGCAACGGGTACTGCCATTTTGTTTGCCGCCCTGCTCTCTATTGTCTGGCTGAAAATGAAACCCTCAGCGGCTATCCAGACTTTTGGCAGCACGCTGAAAGAGTTGGCGCTGCCGATTTACTCCATCGGCATGGTGCTGGCGTTCGCCTTTATCTCTAACTATTCGGGACTTTCTTCAACGCTGGCTCTGGCTCTGGCGCATACCGGAAGCGCATTTACTTTCTTCTCGCCGTTCCTTGGCTGGCTGGGGGTATTCCTGACCGGATCAGATACATCATCAAACGCCCTGTTTGCTGCCTTACAGGCTACCGCAGCCCAGCAAATCGGCGTCTCGGATGTTCTGATGGTGGCAGCTAACACCACAGGCGGAGTTACCGGAAAAATGATCTCCCCACAGTCTATCGCTATCGCCTGCGCCGCGGTTGGCCTTGTTGGCAAGGAGTCAGACCTGTTCCGCTTTACCGTCAAACACAGCCTGATATTCACCTGCATGGTCGGCGTGATCACCACGCTTCAGGCCTATGTTTTAACCTGGATGATCCCGTAATGATTGTTATACCCAGACGCCTGTCAGACGAGGTCGCCTCTCGTGTGCGAGCGCTGATTGAAGAGCAGCAACTGGAAGCGGGTATGAAATTACCCGCCGAACGCCAGTTAGCGGCACAACTGGGTGTCTCGCGCAATTCCCTGCGCGAGGCGCTGGCTAAGTTGATTAGCGAAGGGGTGTTGCTTAGCCGTCGT
Coding sequences:
- a CDS encoding YadA-like family protein, which gives rise to MNKIFKVIWNPATGSYSVASETAKSRGKKSGRSKLLISALVAGGLWSSFGASATGNAPGTPVGSGDKWVAFGENSKVDANTTNTNVENPLTGVTEDAASVALGYYAEALGWRSTAIGSRSEASGENSTAIGVEAKATAKNTTAVGDFAQATGSHSMALGGYSVSSGVESLAVGHVAKATGEYNIAMGTNATTANTNSIAIGRDTEAATQGVGESNTGYALAIGSGTKAYKDYTIALGRNTKSSADYATAMGYMATASGTSSLSLGQNAKATNTNSIAIGLNSNASTINALALGTDSKSSGDSTIAIGFGSKAGGTGSIALGSKSSAGGNNSIALGADSEASEDNTVSVGSSLLQRRIVNMAAGAISSDSKEAINGSQLYAISQSVATRLGGGAGVASNGTLTAISFKLKRSEYSTVGDALQGIDNDTLHWDENNSAFSASYIVKNADGTITSSEKENKIINVEDGTISATSTDAVNGSQLNATNTLINQIAGNTSTTYLQNNGAGINYVRTNDTGLTFKDASASGAGATAVGYNAVASGKSSAALGDSSQATGEDALALGRSALASSADAIAIGAETQAAENATAIGNSAKAKGANSIALGAGSTTQGNNTIALGVNSFALGNQSLSLGTATQAKGVNSTALGNASLALGDSSLALGDASEAESEYSIAMGATAIASGIDAIAIGHNSKASDANTIALGNGSQSSGLNSIALGKASAVSGDNSLALGSNTSAVGINSVALGAGSIADLEDSVSVGNDSLKRKIVNVKNGTIKADSNDAINGSQLYSVSNSVATSFGGGATVSDTGVFTGPKYNIGGNEYTNVGAALTALDNDALLWDATAKSNAGAFSAGHGKDNTPSIITNVADGQINENSSDAVNGSQLYDLKQDALLWNSTAFSAKHGTNGTDSKITNVLAGTVSSTSTDAINGGQLYSLADSFTTYLGGGADISDTGALTGPTYTIGSTKYYNVGDALNAINSSFSTSLGDALLWDATAKKFSAMHDGKASVITNVSDGAISENSSDAVNGSQLYDTSKYIADALGGDAEVNADGTITAPTYTIANADYDNVGEALEAIDTTLDDALLWDATANGGKGAFSAGRGVDNTDSKITNVANGAISATSSDAINGSQLYTTNKYIADALGGDAEVNADGTITAPTYTIANAEYNNVGEALDALDDNALLWDATANDGKGAYNASHDGKASIITNVADGNIGEGSTDAVNGSQLNAANLLIEQNSQIINQLAGNTNTDYIEENGAGINYVRTNDTGLTFTDASAAGIGSTAVGYNSVAKGDSSVAIGQGSYSDVDTGIALGSSSVSKREIVKGSRDTSVSEEGVVIGYDTTDGELLGALSIGDDGKYRQIINVADGSEAHDAVTVRQLQNAIGAVATTPTKYFHANSTEEDSLAVGTDSLAMGAKTIVNGDKGIGIGYGAYVEANALNGIAIGSNAQVIHVNSIAIGNGSTTTRGAQTNYTAYNMDAPQNSVGEFSVGNEDGQRQITNVAAGSADTDAVNVGQLKVTDERVAQNTQSITNLNTQVTNLDTRVTNIENGIGDIVTTGSTKYFKTNTDGVDANAQGKDSVAIGSGSIAAADNSVALGTGSVATEENTISVGSSTNQRRITNVAAGKNDTDAVNVAQLKSSEAGGVRYDTKADGSVDYSNITLGGSSGGTTRISNVSAGVNNNDAVNYAQLKQSVQENKQYTDQRMAQMDHKLSKTESKLSGGIASAMAMTGLPQAYEPGANMASIGGGTYNGESAVALGVSMVSDNGRWVYKLQGSTNSQGDYSAAIGAGIQW
- the lldP gene encoding L-lactate permease codes for the protein MNLWQQNYDPAGNIWLSSLIASLPILFFFFALIKLKLKGYIAASWTVAIALAVALLFYKMPVANALASVVYGFFYGLWPIAWIIIAAVFVYKISVKTGQFDIIRSSILSITPDQRLQMLIVGFSFGAFLEGAAGFGAPVAITAALLVGLGFNPLYAAGLCLIVNTAPVAFGAMGIPILVAGQVTGLDSFEIGQMVGRQLPFLTIIVLFWIMAIMDGWRGVKETWPAVMVAGGSFAIAQYLSSNFIGPELPDIISSLVSLVCLTLFLKRWQPVRIFRFGDLGASQVDQTLARTGYTAGQVVRAWSPFLFLTATVTLWSIPPFKALFAPGGALYDWVINIPVPFLDKLVARMPPVVHEATAYAAVYKFDWFSATGTAILFAALLSIVWLKMKPSAAIQTFGSTLKELALPIYSIGMVLAFAFISNYSGLSSTLALALAHTGSAFTFFSPFLGWLGVFLTGSDTSSNALFAALQATAAQQIGVSDVLMVAANTTGGVTGKMISPQSIAIACAAVGLVGKESDLFRFTVKHSLIFTCMVGVITTLQAYVLTWMIP